A part of Brassica rapa cultivar Chiifu-401-42 chromosome A05, CAAS_Brap_v3.01, whole genome shotgun sequence genomic DNA contains:
- the LOC103867191 gene encoding uncharacterized protein LOC103867191 yields MSSVSGKDSDFEILPSSSPTQCSDGSEDSLEPDGDETGYINQTVNGESDTKSSLGSLPLKCSDDEDKDENLTTAPVVVLIPAIKGSREKHGLTLRKTSVSWADDVYDPPPSIASHTRNKKQQQQKSKSKDSHRKNGKKGQKGKDSSSSSRSGKDNKKQASRGKHSRDKFDWVTQMPIVAASS; encoded by the exons ATGAGCTCTGTTTCTGGTAAAGATTCAGACTTTGAGATCTTGCCTTCTTCCAGTCCCACCCAATGCTCTGATGGATCTGAAGATTCTCTGGAACCTGATGGAGATGAGACTGGTTATATAAACCAAACTGTGAATGGAGAATCAGATACCAAATCTTCTTTAGGTTCTTTACCTCTCAAGTGTTCAGATGATGAAGACAAGGATGAGAACCTTACTACT GCACCGGTTGTTGTTCTCATCCCTGCTATAAAAGGTAGCCGGGAGAAGCATGGCTTGACACTGAGGAAGACGAGTGTTTCATGGGCGGATGACGTGTATGATCCTCCTCCTTCTATAGCTTCCCACACGAGAAACAAGAAGCAACAGCAGCAGAAATCGAAGAGCAAAGACAGCCACAGGAAGAACGGGAAGAAAGGACAGAAGGGCAAAGACAGCTCTAGTTCCTCTCGTAGTGGCAAGGACAACAAGAAGCAAGCTTCTCGCGGCAAACACAGTCGCGACAAGTTTGATTGGGTTACTCAGATGCCTATAGTTGCTGCATCTTCTTGA